A region from the Inhella inkyongensis genome encodes:
- a CDS encoding ATP-binding protein, with the protein MRLPNAPLHPAAWSLRLRLVVASSLALALTGALLVVALTWRGALTARDEMQERLHSQLRTVGSMVLDQAVVGDFTLIQRILDERVRDDDVFKLCWRAPQGMELQAQRPPEGEAVPAFFVAWLGLDDLSDRLSLSVGGVSYGSLEVRISAATAYENLWAGFVTGWQILLLALIVNGLAIHGLVAVGLRPLKALNEATRRFGEGEREVRLPEQGPAELQAALSSFNRTAGLVQQTLKDLEDQRRAIGNGALVVDLALDGRLLDASPSFFELLGYARSDLIGQPCSQVQCQPPDAAQQQLQFETMMRRGVWRDDLVVRAADGRELCLHHAMTPVLGEDGQPERFICIAFDVTEQRRAESQLAQAKLAAEAASQAKSRFLSTMSHEIRTPLNGVLGMAELLSYTPLLSDQKRFVQGIQSAGKALHELLSDILDLAQVEEERLQLEVLPFEPARLMDEVAVLFRPLAQARRNQFELDAQGLDSLWVAGDASRLRQVLSNLLGNANKFTEGGVVRLSVRAVTVQAEKVELHIAITDTGVGMSAEALGKLFERFGQAEASTHRRYGGSGLGLVICKHIVELMGSRIEVSSREGQGSCFEFRLNLVRLEPAAAPQPAAASISPGLRVLVAEDNLINQKVVARLLERLQATVVLVDDGAQALREVQQQSFDLVLMDCQMPELDGIEATRRIRALPAPFVQPPIVALTANAFAEDRRACLAAGMDDFLSKPVSGERLAELLARLPTLRP; encoded by the coding sequence ATGAGATTGCCTAACGCACCCCTCCATCCCGCCGCCTGGAGCTTGCGGCTGCGTTTGGTGGTTGCGAGTAGCCTGGCCCTGGCTCTCACCGGCGCCTTGCTGGTGGTGGCGTTGACCTGGCGCGGCGCCCTGACGGCACGCGACGAGATGCAGGAGAGGCTGCACAGCCAGTTGCGCACCGTCGGATCCATGGTGTTGGATCAGGCCGTGGTGGGCGACTTCACGCTGATCCAGCGCATCCTGGATGAGCGGGTGCGCGATGACGACGTATTCAAACTGTGCTGGCGCGCGCCGCAGGGCATGGAACTGCAGGCGCAGCGCCCCCCCGAGGGTGAGGCTGTTCCTGCATTCTTCGTGGCGTGGTTGGGCCTGGACGATCTCTCAGATCGGCTGTCCTTGTCGGTGGGCGGCGTCAGCTATGGCAGCTTGGAGGTAAGGATCAGTGCCGCCACCGCTTACGAAAACCTGTGGGCAGGATTCGTCACCGGCTGGCAAATTCTGCTGCTCGCGTTGATCGTCAACGGCCTGGCCATTCATGGTCTGGTGGCAGTGGGGCTGCGGCCCCTGAAGGCGCTGAACGAGGCCACGCGCCGATTCGGCGAGGGCGAGCGCGAAGTGCGCCTGCCCGAGCAGGGGCCGGCCGAGTTGCAGGCCGCGCTGAGCAGCTTCAATCGCACCGCCGGTTTGGTGCAGCAGACCCTCAAGGATCTGGAGGACCAGCGCCGCGCCATTGGCAATGGCGCACTGGTGGTGGATCTGGCCCTCGACGGACGGCTGCTGGACGCCTCGCCGAGTTTCTTCGAACTGCTGGGCTATGCGCGCAGCGACCTGATCGGCCAGCCCTGCAGCCAGGTGCAGTGCCAGCCGCCTGATGCGGCGCAGCAGCAACTGCAGTTTGAAACCATGATGCGCCGCGGAGTGTGGCGCGATGACCTGGTGGTGCGCGCAGCCGATGGTCGGGAGCTGTGCCTGCACCATGCCATGACCCCGGTGCTGGGAGAGGACGGCCAGCCCGAGCGTTTCATCTGCATCGCCTTTGACGTGACCGAGCAGCGCCGCGCCGAAAGCCAACTGGCCCAGGCCAAGCTGGCGGCTGAGGCGGCCAGTCAGGCCAAGTCTCGCTTTCTTTCCACCATGAGCCATGAGATCCGCACCCCGCTCAATGGCGTGCTGGGCATGGCCGAGCTGCTCAGCTACACCCCGCTGCTCAGTGACCAAAAGCGCTTTGTGCAGGGCATTCAGAGTGCCGGCAAGGCCCTGCATGAGCTGCTCAGCGACATCCTCGATCTGGCCCAGGTGGAGGAGGAGCGGCTGCAGCTGGAAGTCCTGCCATTTGAGCCGGCTCGTCTGATGGACGAGGTGGCCGTACTGTTCAGACCGCTGGCGCAGGCGCGTCGCAATCAGTTCGAGCTCGATGCTCAGGGGCTGGATTCTCTTTGGGTCGCAGGTGACGCCAGTCGTCTGCGCCAAGTGCTGAGCAATCTGCTGGGCAATGCCAATAAGTTCACCGAGGGTGGGGTGGTGCGCTTATCGGTGCGGGCCGTCACGGTCCAGGCCGAAAAGGTCGAGTTGCACATCGCCATCACCGACACCGGTGTGGGCATGTCGGCCGAGGCGTTGGGCAAGTTGTTCGAGCGCTTTGGCCAGGCCGAGGCCTCCACCCATCGCCGCTATGGCGGCAGTGGCCTGGGCCTGGTGATCTGCAAGCACATCGTCGAATTGATGGGCAGCCGCATCGAGGTCAGCAGCCGCGAAGGGCAGGGCAGTTGCTTTGAATTCCGCCTCAATCTGGTGCGGCTGGAACCCGCAGCGGCACCGCAACCCGCTGCAGCCAGCATCAGTCCTGGCCTGCGGGTGCTGGTGGCCGAGGACAACCTCATCAATCAGAAGGTGGTCGCCCGGCTGCTGGAGCGCTTGCAGGCGACGGTGGTGCTGGTGGACGACGGTGCCCAGGCGCTGCGTGAGGTGCAGCAACAGTCCTTTGACCTGGTGCTGATGGATTGCCAGATGCCCGAGCTGGATGGCATCGAGGCCACCCGGCGTATCCGTGCGCTGCCTGCGCCCTTTGTGCAGCCGCCCATCGTGGCGTTGACGGCGAACGCCTTTGCCGAAGACCGCCGGGCGTGCCTGGCCGCCGGCATGGATGACTTTCTCAGCAAACCCGTCAGTGGTGAACGGCTCGCTGAGCTGTTGGCCCGTTTGCCCACGCTGCGGCCATGA
- the acnA gene encoding aconitate hydratase AcnA, translated as MAKAKPARAAAHPFAKTQASFKTASGKEGQLFSLPKLAKQFPNVSRMPVSMRIVLESVLRNCDGKKVTEEHVAQLANWKPTAARNDEIPFVVARVVLQDFTGVPLLADLAAMRNVAAKMGKNPKAIEPLVPVDLVVDHSVMIDHFGNKKALDLNMKLEFERNRERYEFMKWGMQAFDTFGVVPPGFGIVHQVNLEYLARGVHKNKAGVYYPDSLVGTDSHTTMINGIGVVGWGVGGIEAEAGMLGQPVYFLTPDVVGFELTGALREGVTATDLVLTVTEILRKHKVVGKFVEFFGEGTRTLALPDRATIANMAPEYGATMGFFPVDEKTVEYFKGTGRTKAEIEAFEAYWKAQKMFGVPKAGEIDYTSVVKLDLSTVAPSLAGPKRPQDRIEITHLSSKFGELFSKPTSENGFNQPAEKLGQTFKADNGVEVKNGDVLIAAITSCTNTSNPGVLLAAGLLAKKAVEAGLKVQPHIKTSLAPGSRIVTEYLEKAGLLPYLEKLGFNVAAYGCTTCIGNAGDLTPELNKVIQDNDLVCAAVLSGNRNFEARIHPNLKANFLASPPLVVAYAIAGNVTKDLMTQPVGKGKGGKDVYLGDIWPTSDEVYKLMKHAMNAKAFKENYDKVKNKPGKLWDAIKGVKGQVYNWPKSTYIAEPPFFGDFEMEPKAVTTGVQGAKVMALFGDSITTDHISPAGSFKETTPAGKFLVENGVQKADFNSYGARRGNHDVMMRGTFANVRVKNLMLPAKADGSREEGGYTLKGGNKMAIYDAAMQYIAEGTPTVIFAGEEYGTGSSRDWAAKGTQLLGIKAVVAKSFERIHRSNLIGMGVLPLQFKGSDSWESLGLTGTETIDIELAKEIKPQGDAKLVITRADGSKKEVKLTLRIDTAIEVDYYFHGGILPYVLRQLLAA; from the coding sequence ATGGCCAAAGCCAAGCCCGCTCGCGCTGCCGCGCACCCCTTTGCCAAGACCCAAGCCAGCTTCAAGACCGCGTCTGGCAAGGAAGGCCAGCTGTTTTCGCTGCCCAAGCTGGCCAAGCAGTTCCCGAACGTCAGCCGCATGCCCGTGAGCATGCGCATCGTGCTGGAGTCGGTGTTGCGCAATTGCGATGGCAAGAAGGTGACCGAAGAGCACGTGGCTCAGTTGGCCAACTGGAAGCCCACCGCCGCCCGCAACGACGAAATTCCCTTCGTGGTCGCCCGCGTGGTGCTGCAAGATTTCACCGGCGTGCCGCTGCTGGCCGACCTGGCCGCCATGCGCAATGTGGCCGCCAAGATGGGCAAGAACCCCAAGGCCATCGAGCCGCTGGTCCCGGTGGATCTGGTCGTCGACCACTCGGTCATGATCGACCACTTCGGCAACAAGAAGGCCCTGGACCTGAACATGAAGCTGGAGTTCGAGCGCAACCGCGAGCGCTACGAATTCATGAAGTGGGGCATGCAGGCCTTCGACACCTTCGGCGTCGTGCCCCCGGGCTTCGGCATCGTGCACCAGGTGAACCTGGAGTACCTGGCACGCGGCGTGCACAAGAACAAGGCCGGCGTGTACTACCCCGACAGCCTGGTGGGCACTGACAGCCACACCACCATGATCAACGGCATCGGCGTGGTCGGCTGGGGCGTGGGCGGCATCGAGGCCGAGGCCGGCATGCTGGGCCAGCCCGTGTACTTCCTGACCCCGGACGTGGTGGGCTTCGAGCTGACCGGCGCCCTGCGCGAGGGCGTGACCGCCACCGACCTGGTGCTGACCGTCACCGAGATCCTGCGCAAGCACAAGGTGGTGGGCAAGTTCGTCGAGTTCTTCGGCGAAGGCACCCGCACCCTGGCCCTGCCGGACCGCGCCACCATCGCCAACATGGCCCCCGAGTACGGCGCCACCATGGGCTTCTTCCCGGTCGACGAAAAAACCGTCGAGTACTTCAAGGGCACCGGCCGCACCAAGGCCGAGATTGAAGCCTTCGAGGCCTACTGGAAGGCGCAGAAGATGTTCGGCGTGCCCAAGGCCGGCGAGATCGACTACACCTCAGTCGTCAAACTGGACCTGAGCACCGTGGCCCCCAGCCTGGCCGGCCCCAAGCGCCCGCAGGACCGCATCGAGATCACCCACCTGTCGAGCAAGTTCGGTGAGCTGTTCAGCAAGCCGACCAGCGAGAACGGCTTCAACCAGCCGGCCGAAAAGCTGGGCCAGACTTTCAAGGCTGACAACGGCGTGGAAGTGAAGAACGGCGACGTGCTGATCGCCGCCATCACCTCCTGCACCAACACCAGCAACCCGGGCGTGCTGCTGGCCGCCGGTCTGCTGGCCAAAAAGGCCGTGGAAGCGGGCCTGAAGGTGCAGCCGCACATCAAGACCTCGCTGGCCCCCGGCTCGCGCATCGTCACCGAGTACCTGGAGAAGGCCGGCCTGCTGCCCTATCTGGAAAAGCTCGGCTTCAACGTCGCCGCCTATGGCTGCACGACCTGTATCGGCAATGCCGGTGACCTGACGCCGGAGCTGAACAAGGTCATCCAGGACAACGACCTCGTCTGCGCGGCCGTGCTGTCGGGCAACCGCAACTTCGAGGCCCGCATCCACCCGAACCTGAAGGCCAACTTCCTGGCCAGCCCGCCCCTGGTGGTGGCCTATGCCATCGCCGGCAATGTCACCAAGGACCTGATGACCCAGCCCGTGGGCAAGGGCAAGGGCGGCAAGGATGTCTACCTGGGCGACATTTGGCCGACCAGCGACGAGGTCTACAAGCTGATGAAGCACGCCATGAACGCCAAGGCGTTCAAGGAGAACTACGACAAGGTCAAGAACAAGCCCGGCAAGCTGTGGGACGCCATCAAGGGCGTCAAGGGCCAGGTCTACAACTGGCCCAAGAGCACCTACATCGCCGAGCCGCCCTTCTTTGGCGACTTCGAAATGGAGCCCAAGGCCGTCACCACCGGTGTGCAGGGCGCCAAGGTCATGGCCCTGTTCGGTGACTCCATCACCACCGACCACATCTCGCCCGCCGGCTCCTTCAAGGAGACCACGCCGGCCGGCAAGTTCCTGGTCGAGAACGGTGTGCAGAAGGCCGACTTCAACAGCTATGGCGCACGCCGCGGCAACCACGACGTGATGATGCGCGGCACCTTCGCCAACGTGCGCGTCAAGAACCTGATGTTGCCGGCCAAGGCCGACGGCTCGCGCGAAGAGGGTGGCTACACCCTCAAGGGTGGCAACAAAATGGCCATCTATGACGCCGCCATGCAGTACATCGCCGAGGGCACGCCCACCGTGATCTTCGCTGGCGAGGAGTACGGCACCGGCTCCAGCCGCGACTGGGCCGCCAAGGGCACGCAACTCTTGGGCATCAAGGCCGTGGTAGCCAAGAGCTTCGAGCGCATCCACCGCTCCAACCTGATCGGCATGGGCGTGCTGCCCCTGCAGTTCAAGGGCAGCGACAGCTGGGAGAGTCTGGGCCTGACGGGCACCGAGACCATCGACATCGAGCTGGCCAAGGAGATCAAGCCCCAGGGCGATGCCAAGCTGGTGATCACGCGCGCCGACGGCAGCAAGAAGGAAGTCAAGCTGACCCTGCGCATCGATACCGCCATCGAAGTGGATTACTACTTCCACGGCGGCATCCTGCCCTACGTGCTGCGTCAGCTGCTGGCCGCCTGA
- a CDS encoding GAF domain-containing protein — translation MPFDASPSVWIWVLLTGSAVLLGVMLGCRWLGGMRKGRVQAAAAMAEAPPLIPSLGPSDWASLAQGLSQTRDEAAALQFTLSHLARPLALGAALAALWDPPTQRLRAVARWGGEGAELPASEALALLQQCALSARPQCLDEASSAGLRIRSGLGAMAPRSLLLWPVRQAGQVLAVLELASLRKLTPADQQALKDLEPLLALVLQSHAAALRAEPVQAGPAAAGAVDAAASDTSALMLVRQAPLPMALYAESGRALALSAAWAQWLGLAPDLAASRNLLSLWMRPESQVELLRQLHQQPQLQGWTVELAHAQGHALAARMSACRVQVAGQSALLLMRGG, via the coding sequence ATGCCCTTTGACGCCTCCCCCTCGGTCTGGATTTGGGTGCTTCTGACCGGCAGCGCTGTGCTGCTGGGCGTGATGCTGGGCTGCCGGTGGCTTGGCGGGATGCGCAAAGGGCGGGTTCAGGCTGCTGCAGCGATGGCGGAGGCCCCCCCCTTGATTCCGTCCTTAGGGCCCTCCGACTGGGCCAGCCTTGCGCAAGGCTTGAGTCAAACGCGGGACGAAGCTGCCGCCTTGCAGTTCACGCTCAGCCATCTGGCGAGGCCCCTGGCGCTGGGCGCGGCGCTGGCCGCGTTGTGGGACCCACCCACCCAACGCCTGCGGGCTGTGGCGCGTTGGGGCGGCGAGGGGGCCGAGCTGCCCGCCTCGGAGGCGCTGGCCCTGTTGCAGCAGTGCGCGCTCAGCGCCCGCCCTCAATGCTTGGATGAAGCATCGAGTGCCGGCCTGCGCATTCGTTCGGGCCTGGGCGCGATGGCGCCTCGCAGCTTGCTGCTGTGGCCAGTCCGCCAGGCCGGACAGGTGTTGGCGGTGCTGGAGCTGGCCAGCCTGCGCAAGCTGACACCAGCGGACCAGCAGGCGCTCAAGGACCTGGAGCCCTTGCTGGCCTTGGTGCTGCAATCACATGCCGCCGCGCTGAGGGCTGAGCCGGTTCAGGCCGGTCCGGCTGCGGCGGGGGCGGTTGACGCGGCCGCGTCAGACACCTCAGCCCTGATGTTGGTGCGCCAGGCACCGCTGCCCATGGCGCTGTATGCCGAGTCCGGCCGCGCCCTGGCGCTCTCCGCGGCCTGGGCTCAATGGCTGGGTCTGGCGCCTGATTTGGCGGCCAGCCGCAATCTGCTCAGCCTGTGGATGCGGCCCGAGAGTCAGGTTGAGTTGTTGCGCCAGCTGCACCAGCAGCCGCAGTTGCAGGGCTGGACGGTGGAACTGGCCCATGCCCAGGGTCATGCGCTGGCGGCTCGAATGAGTGCCTGCCGGGTCCAGGTGGCCGGCCAGTCGGCCCTGCTCTTGATGAGGGGAGGCTGA
- a CDS encoding response regulator: MSLLLGASLLVQVVLVLAWAWTQQQWDVATQARQQALEAVASWDQALQQQRDIVQAAAPQALLNFDQRDARQERERALGLLMALAPEKSARQALVELGERAQRLRWAQRAALQDERTGARPADPELQQALQQWRTRLAQQEAEAQAQEQRLQRGVQIALLGLLMLQAITALLWFWRVQQRLVLRPLARLQEQLRALLGVGGEVQGLSALTEALALQREHLQALADQQWIKGEQGRLAAELQGLGSLTELARRLLAQLGPLLSLGHGLFYVHEEERRRLRLLASFALSERKQLAQHFVWGEGLVGQAAMERQAIVLTDVAPDYVQLSSSLGAAAPRMLLAQPVLSGERVLGVLELARFAPLQPRERELLDALLPVVASAIEALERRIKTERLLEATQAQAQRMQEQAALLSTQTAELQAQRESIAGLLAAQNAIFDNAPVGILHVVEGRIQRANAQMGQLLGRAAESLSGASVALAFASAKDHVRFVTAIETDLAADLPAQREWQLTRADGQRFWALLAVKSLAAPGQRQAAIWMVEDISERRRSEALVQQMLDEQQAIFESVSSGIVVIHERVVQKCNRQLEVLLGAESGALLGKATQHWYADEGGFERLGQVYEKVWRGEIVHAEERLRRADGHVFWARLSGRAIDLQDRARGVVWTIDDVTPERASADALRQAKELAEQATRTKSDFLANMSHEIRTPMNAIIGMSHLALRTQLDARQHDYVRKIQQSAQHLLGIINDVLDFSKVEAGRLEVERIEFDLEKVLDNLSTLVAEKAQAKGLELIFHVAPDVPRSLVGDPLRLGQVLINYANNAVKFTEQGEIEIDVRVQELGPDSVLLRFSVRDTGLGLSAEQQARLFQSFEQADASTTRRFGGTGLGLAISKNLAQLMGGEVGVQSQPGQGATFWFTARLGLGGALPLPAPRPDLRGRRLLVADDNEAARRVMVELLQSMGFRVEAVADGEAALATIEAAERADRPFDAALLDWQMPRLDGASVAERLRGRPRAPRTLLVSAHGREELSQAAARAGVDALLFKPVNASLLFDGLIQVLSGGVGPAPPRLAVGGESAPELRGRLALLVEDNELNQEVASGLLADLGVRVRVAGDGAQALRVLEEMEASERPDWVLMDMQMPVMDGLTATRRLRTDARWQQLPVLAMTANARSEDRELCMDAGMNEHLSKPIDPTALMEALQRWLPAPVRLQLDGLALDEVRARVGGDEGRLRDLLLRFAAGQRDALAVAQQALSEGDSASAERRVHTLRGLAATVGARQLPEMLETLEQTLHQGQAPAAPLWQAAESLLARCCQAIDAGLGASTPSLEPTLEVSAEEKAALRAQAGPWLRQLRQRMAQDDAEAQQIWSEHAGLLRQVLGSGAGALERALRAYDFEAALGALQQGLAAQDWELGP; the protein is encoded by the coding sequence TTGAGCCTTTTGCTCGGCGCGAGCCTGCTGGTGCAGGTGGTGCTTGTGCTGGCCTGGGCCTGGACGCAGCAGCAGTGGGATGTGGCCACTCAGGCCCGGCAGCAGGCCCTGGAGGCTGTGGCCTCGTGGGACCAGGCGCTGCAGCAGCAGCGGGACATCGTGCAAGCCGCCGCTCCCCAGGCGCTACTGAACTTCGATCAGCGCGATGCGCGCCAAGAGCGCGAACGGGCACTGGGCCTGCTGATGGCCCTGGCGCCCGAGAAGAGCGCCCGCCAAGCCTTGGTGGAATTGGGCGAGCGGGCGCAGCGCCTGCGCTGGGCCCAGCGGGCGGCGCTGCAAGACGAGCGCACGGGCGCGCGGCCGGCCGATCCCGAGCTGCAGCAGGCGCTGCAGCAATGGCGCACTCGGCTGGCGCAGCAGGAGGCCGAGGCCCAGGCGCAGGAGCAGCGCCTGCAGCGGGGCGTTCAGATCGCCTTGCTGGGCCTGCTGATGCTGCAGGCGATCACGGCCCTGCTGTGGTTTTGGCGGGTGCAGCAGCGCTTGGTTTTGCGTCCTTTGGCGCGGTTGCAAGAGCAGCTGCGCGCCCTTTTGGGGGTGGGCGGCGAGGTCCAGGGGCTGAGCGCGCTGACTGAGGCGTTGGCGCTGCAACGCGAACATCTGCAGGCCCTGGCCGACCAGCAGTGGATCAAGGGCGAACAAGGCCGGCTGGCGGCCGAGCTGCAGGGCTTGGGCAGCCTGACCGAACTGGCCCGGCGCTTGCTGGCGCAACTCGGACCTCTGCTCAGTCTGGGTCATGGGCTGTTCTATGTGCATGAAGAGGAGCGCCGGCGCCTGCGGCTGCTGGCTTCCTTTGCGCTGAGCGAGCGCAAGCAACTGGCGCAGCACTTCGTCTGGGGCGAGGGTCTGGTCGGTCAGGCCGCGATGGAGCGACAGGCCATCGTGTTGACCGATGTCGCGCCCGACTATGTGCAACTCAGCAGCAGCCTGGGGGCGGCGGCACCGCGCATGCTGCTGGCGCAGCCGGTGCTCAGTGGTGAGCGCGTGCTGGGGGTGCTGGAGCTGGCGCGCTTTGCGCCGCTGCAGCCGCGCGAGCGCGAGTTGCTGGATGCCTTGCTGCCGGTGGTGGCCAGCGCCATCGAGGCCTTGGAGCGCCGGATCAAGACCGAGCGCCTGCTCGAGGCCACCCAGGCCCAGGCCCAGCGCATGCAGGAGCAGGCCGCTTTGCTGAGCACCCAGACGGCCGAGTTGCAGGCGCAGCGCGAGTCCATCGCCGGCCTGCTGGCGGCCCAGAACGCGATCTTTGACAACGCCCCGGTGGGCATCCTGCATGTGGTGGAGGGCCGCATTCAGCGCGCCAATGCGCAGATGGGCCAGCTGCTGGGCCGTGCGGCTGAGAGCCTGAGCGGCGCCAGCGTGGCGCTGGCCTTTGCCTCTGCCAAGGACCACGTCCGCTTTGTCACCGCAATCGAGACCGATCTGGCAGCTGATCTGCCGGCGCAGCGTGAGTGGCAGCTCACGCGGGCCGATGGCCAGCGCTTCTGGGCCCTGTTGGCCGTCAAGAGCCTGGCGGCGCCGGGTCAGCGCCAGGCCGCCATCTGGATGGTCGAGGACATCTCCGAGCGGCGCCGCAGCGAGGCCCTGGTACAGCAGATGCTGGACGAGCAGCAGGCCATCTTCGAGTCGGTGTCCAGCGGCATCGTGGTGATTCACGAACGGGTGGTGCAGAAGTGCAATCGCCAGCTTGAAGTCCTGCTGGGCGCCGAGTCTGGGGCGCTACTGGGGAAGGCGACTCAGCACTGGTATGCCGACGAGGGGGGATTCGAACGCCTGGGGCAGGTCTATGAGAAGGTCTGGCGGGGCGAGATCGTGCATGCCGAGGAGCGGCTGCGGCGCGCGGATGGTCATGTGTTCTGGGCGCGCTTGAGTGGGCGGGCCATTGACCTGCAAGACCGCGCCCGAGGCGTGGTCTGGACCATCGACGATGTGACCCCTGAGCGGGCCAGCGCCGATGCCCTGCGTCAGGCCAAGGAACTGGCCGAGCAGGCCACGCGCACCAAGAGCGACTTCCTGGCCAATATGAGCCACGAGATCCGCACGCCGATGAACGCCATCATCGGCATGAGCCATTTGGCACTGCGCACCCAGCTGGATGCCCGGCAGCATGACTATGTGCGCAAGATCCAGCAGTCGGCCCAGCACCTCCTGGGCATCATCAATGACGTGCTGGACTTCTCCAAGGTCGAGGCCGGTCGGCTGGAGGTGGAGCGGATCGAGTTTGATCTGGAAAAGGTGCTGGACAACCTCAGCACCCTGGTGGCCGAAAAGGCCCAGGCCAAGGGCCTGGAGCTGATCTTCCATGTCGCCCCCGATGTGCCGCGCTCGCTGGTGGGTGATCCGCTGCGTCTGGGGCAGGTGCTGATCAATTACGCCAACAACGCCGTCAAGTTCACCGAGCAGGGCGAGATTGAAATTGATGTGCGGGTGCAGGAGCTTGGGCCCGACAGCGTGCTGCTGCGCTTTTCCGTCCGTGATACCGGCCTGGGCCTGAGTGCCGAGCAGCAGGCCCGGCTGTTCCAAAGCTTTGAGCAGGCGGACGCCTCGACCACGCGCCGCTTCGGTGGGACGGGGCTGGGTCTGGCGATTTCCAAGAATCTGGCCCAGCTGATGGGCGGCGAGGTCGGCGTGCAAAGCCAGCCGGGGCAGGGCGCGACCTTTTGGTTCACGGCCCGGCTGGGTCTTGGCGGGGCCTTGCCGCTGCCGGCGCCGCGCCCCGATCTGCGCGGCCGGCGCCTGCTGGTGGCCGACGACAACGAGGCGGCCCGCCGCGTCATGGTGGAGCTTTTGCAGAGCATGGGCTTCAGGGTGGAGGCCGTGGCCGATGGCGAGGCGGCGCTGGCCACCATCGAGGCCGCCGAGCGTGCCGATCGTCCCTTCGATGCCGCCTTGCTGGATTGGCAGATGCCCCGCCTGGACGGCGCCAGCGTGGCCGAACGCCTGCGTGGCCGGCCGCGGGCGCCGCGCACCTTGCTGGTCAGCGCGCATGGCCGGGAGGAGCTCAGCCAGGCGGCCGCGCGCGCGGGCGTCGATGCGCTGTTGTTCAAACCCGTCAACGCGAGTCTGCTCTTTGACGGGCTGATTCAGGTGCTGTCCGGTGGCGTCGGCCCGGCGCCACCGCGTTTGGCGGTGGGCGGCGAGAGTGCGCCCGAGCTGCGCGGCCGCCTGGCTCTGCTGGTGGAGGACAACGAGCTGAACCAGGAGGTGGCCAGCGGTCTGTTGGCCGATCTGGGGGTGCGGGTGCGGGTGGCCGGCGATGGCGCCCAGGCCCTGCGGGTGCTGGAAGAGATGGAGGCCAGCGAACGCCCGGACTGGGTGCTGATGGACATGCAGATGCCGGTGATGGACGGCCTGACGGCCACGCGCCGTCTGCGCACCGATGCACGCTGGCAGCAACTGCCCGTGCTGGCCATGACGGCCAATGCGCGCAGCGAGGACCGCGAGCTGTGTATGGACGCGGGCATGAACGAGCACTTGAGCAAGCCCATCGATCCGACCGCCCTCATGGAGGCGCTGCAGCGTTGGTTGCCGGCCCCTGTGCGGCTGCAACTGGATGGGTTGGCGCTCGATGAGGTGCGCGCCCGCGTGGGCGGCGACGAGGGGCGGTTGCGCGACCTGTTGCTGCGCTTCGCAGCCGGTCAGCGCGATGCCCTGGCTGTGGCCCAGCAAGCGCTGAGTGAGGGTGACTCTGCGTCGGCGGAGCGCCGCGTTCATACCTTGCGAGGCCTGGCTGCCACGGTGGGCGCCCGTCAGCTGCCTGAAATGCTTGAAACCTTGGAACAGACCTTGCACCAGGGTCAGGCGCCCGCGGCGCCGCTGTGGCAGGCCGCCGAATCGCTCTTGGCGCGCTGTTGCCAGGCCATCGACGCAGGCCTGGGCGCGTCGACTCCAAGCCTGGAGCCGACGCTTGAAGTGTCGGCTGAAGAGAAGGCGGCTCTGCGTGCGCAGGCCGGGCCCTGGCTGCGCCAGTTGCGGCAACGCATGGCCCAAGACGACGCGGAGGCGCAGCAAATCTGGAGTGAGCACGCGGGGCTGTTGCGTCAGGTGCTGGGCAGCGGAGCGGGCGCGCTGGAGCGTGCGCTGCGCGCCTATGACTTCGAAGCCGCCCTGGGTGCCTTGCAGCAGGGACTGGCTGCGCAGGACTGGGAGCTGGGCCCATGA